Proteins found in one Triticum urartu cultivar G1812 chromosome 4, Tu2.1, whole genome shotgun sequence genomic segment:
- the LOC125553431 gene encoding probable cytokinin riboside 5'-monophosphate phosphoribohydrolase LOG4 yields the protein MEANQEKAPGTATGGDAPRPVRAVCVFCGSRPGNRPSFSAAALDLGKQLVERQLDLVYGGGSGGLMGLVSKAVHDGGRHVLGVIPSALLPEEVSGETLGEVKVVRDMHERKSEMAKHSDAFIALPGGYGTIEELLEIITWAQLGIHNKPVGLLNVDGYYNSLLSLFDKGVEEGFIDDAARNIFVLADNASELLTKLTAHLDDAGGSDDRNGMAAAGVKRKRG from the exons ATGGAGGCGAACCAGGAGAAGGCTCCGGGGACTGCCACCGGCGGCGACGCCCCGAGGCCGGTGCGAGCGGTGTGCGTCTTCTGCGGCAGCAGGCCTGGCAACCGGCCGTCCTTCagcgccgccgccctcgacctcgGGAAGCAACTG GTTGAGCGGCAGCTCGATCTCGTCtacggcggcggcagcggcggcctGATGGGCCTCGTGTCCAAGGCCGTCCACGACGGCGGCCGCCACGTCCTCGG GGTCATCCCTAGTGCTCTCCTGCCGGAAGAG GTGTCAGGGGAGACGTTGGGAGAGGTGAAAGTGGTCAGGGACATGCATGAGCGCAAGTCAGAAATGGCAAAACACTCGGACGCCTTCATCGCCCTGCCAG GCGGATATGGGACGATCGAAGAGCTGCTGGAGATCATAACGTGGGCGCAGCTGGGGATCCATAACAAACCT GTGGGGCTGCTCAACGTGGACGGCTACTACAACAGCCTGCTTTCGCTGTTCGACAAGGGCGTCGAGGAGGGCTTCATCGACGACGCGGCGCGCAACATCTTCGTCCTCGCCGACAACGCCTCCGAGCTGCTCACCAAGCTCACGGCCCATCTTGACGACGCCGGCGGCAGCGACGACCGCAACGGCATGGCAGCCGCCGGCGTCAAGAGGAAAAGAGGCTAG